Below is a genomic region from Paenibacillus pabuli.
AGGCCTTCCCTTGATGGACTTCAGCGGGATCAATGCCCATCTCATAATTTTGCGGGTGGCTTCCGGTTAACATCCAGCCTTTGATTGCTGCTGCAGAATTCATCTGTAATTCTCCTCCTCTGGTTTTTCCGGTGAATAGTTTCAGATCGAATAATTTGCGAAAACGACCGGGCGGCATGCCGTATATTTTGCGGAATGCCCGGGTGAATGCTTCCTGACTTTCAAATCCGCAGGCGAGAGAAATATCCAAAATGCCTGCATTCGTGGAGCGCAGTGCGGTAGAAGCCAGACTCATCCGCCGATGACGAATGTAATCAATTACGGTCATGCCCACCTCATCCCGAAATACCCGATGATAATGGTACGGCGATAATAAAGCCTCCGAAGCTACCTCTTCCAACCCTATCTTCTCATGCAGATGGGTCTCAATATAGAACAAGCTGTCCTGAATCATCTCCTGATAACGGCTCAAGTGGAGAGCAGCCCCCTTCCATATCCATACTATACGTGTTCACAAAGCGGCCGTTTTGATCATTTTTGCGGAAAATAAAAAAAGAAGAGCCAGCTTAGGGACAGCAATGTCCTTGACCGACTCTTCTTGGGAGCTGCAATTCAGATAAGTGACCGACGAATCAGACTGCCGGAACCGGCTGTGCAGCAACCTCATCCTCATCATGCTTCACCAATTCATGTTTCTCCCACGCCCGGCTCTTCCAGCGGAAGTACATAATGACCGCACGTGTCCATTCGTCCGCCGCTATGGCAAGCCATACACCCGCCAGTCCCAGATCAAGCTGGAACACCAGCAGATAGCCGAGAGGCAGACTCATGCACACCATGGAGATCAACCCCATATATACCGGGAACTTGGCATCCCCTGCCGCACGCAGGGAACCGATAATGACAATGTTGCAGGTACGTCCGGTTTCGAGCAAAAGACTGAGCAGGAGTACCTGAGCACCCAGCTTGATAATCTCCGGATTTTCCGTAAAAATGCCCATTAATGGCACGCGGAAAATAATAATGATCACGTCAATGATCACGGTCGCCAGCAGGGCCCATTTTACACTGTCGAATACCCGTTTGTATGCCTCATCTTTGCGGCGTGCCCCTACAAGACGACCGACAATGATGGACGTTCCCATGCCAATCGCCATGCTGAACAGATAGATATAGCTGGAGATATTGCCGGCATATTGCTTGGTTGCCATGGCTTCCGCACCCAGATAGGTCACGTACAGCGTAAATATGAGTTGGCAGGAATGATACACCATGGATTCCATCGCAGACGGAATGCCGATTCGCAGAATTTTGCCGATAAAATTTTTGGACAGTTTAATGTAGTAACCGAATTCTACCCGAACCTCACTCACACGGTACAAAAGCCAGAAGAAGATCAGTAGGCAGATGAAACGGCTTCCCACCGTCGAGATCGCTGCCCCTTCCACACCCAGCTTGGGCAGGCCGAAATGTCCAAAGATCAGGGCATAGTTACCAATAACGTGGATGACGTTCATAAACACAGATACGTACATGGTTTCCTTGGTATACCCGTGTGTACGAATGGTTGCAGCCAGCGCATTGATAAGAGCCTGCAGGAAAATCCCGCCCCCAACAATGCTTATATACGAACGGGCGTAATCGTAGATTTCGCCTTGAATATTAAGAAGTGTCAGTAAATGTCCACCAAACACCAGAAAAATAACACTCAGGATCAATCCGACCACAAGATTAAGCGTGATGGCATTACCTGTAACCTGAGCTGCTTCACTCAGTTTTTTGGAACCAATATATTGGGCAACTACAATCGCAGCACCATGTCCGATGACTTCGAGTACAAGAATGGCAATCGAGATAATCTGGTTGGCTGCGCCCACCCCGGAGACGGCATTATCCGATACCGAGCTAAGCATGAGCGTATCTACGCTCCCCATCAACATAAACAAGAAGAGTTCCAGGAAAATTGGCCAGGTCAGCCGAATCAGCTTCAGGTCCTTGGCATCTGAACGGAGGGACTCTTTGGTCGAGGATATTGCTGTCATTTTCTCACCTTTCCAACGTGGGCTTGATTTCATAGGGTATGTTAGCACAGGTGGTTTGAAAATGCAGTAGTTTTACGAAAATAATTGAAAGATTTTTGAAATCCCATAAAAAGGTATTTTCAACTTTTCATCAAATCCATCTTCCGTGCACCGCCGAGAGGTTATGGAAGACAAAACAAAACCAAAAAAACCCTTTCATCACTCGCCCGGAAGGAGAGGTGAAAGGGTCTTCAATCTCAGGGTAGGTGTATGATGCAGTGAAGTACCGGGTCTGTACGAGTTAACCTTTGACGGACCCCGCAGCAATCCCTTCGACAATTCGTTCACTCAGCACCAGAAACGCAATCAAAATCGGCAGAATGCTGATCATCAGCGTAGCCCCAATGGCACCCCAATCGGTGGTGTACTGTCCAATAAAGTTCTGCACCCCAACGGTCAGCGTTTTATATGCATCCGAACTAATGAAGGTGTTCACGAAAATAAATTCGTTCCAGTCATAGATCATGTTAATGATGGCCGTTGTAGCAATTACGGAAGCAGTCATCGGCAGTACAATGCGGAAGAAGATCCGGTTCACAGAGCATCCGTCCATCACCGCCGCCTCCTCCACCTCTCTCGGAAGTGCATAATAGAACCCAAGCAGAATCATAATCGTGATCGGCATATTAAATGCAATGTAAGACAGAATGACCGATAAAGGATGGTCTGTGAGATGCAGTTTCAGGAACAGGCTGAACAGCGGGATCAGCGTGGAGTGCACCGGGATCATCAGTCCCACCATGAACAGCCCCAGCACCAGTGAACGTCCCTTCCAGCGCATCCGTGTGATCGCAAATGTGACGAGACTCGCAAACAGCACCGTGAACACCACAGAAACGACCGTGACCCATACACTGTTGAAAAAATATAAACTGATATTGCCTTCCGTCCATACCTTGACATAGTTCTCCCAACGCGGCGTAGCCGGGAGGGCAAAAGGAGCCATGTCGAATACTTCCTGATTATTTTTGAGCGAGAATAACAGCAGCCAGATCAAGGGTAATATCTGAAGCACAGCCACCAGAGACAAGAGCACATACAGCAGCACATATCCAAGCCTTCTTAACCATTCTGAGCCTTGGCCCGTCTCCGGATGTACTGGCAGCCGAACAGCCGTATCCGTCTTCATCAGGATAGACCCCCTTTCATTTTATGTTCACGTCAGGAATACTGGATCGGTTCTTTGGAAGCCGTCACCTTGCGGAGCAACCATGTGACCACCAGACAGATCAAGAGCAGGAAAAACCCTACAGCACTGCCGTAACCAAAGTCGAAGCTGCGGAAGGCCTGACGGTACATATAGGAGGCCATAACTTCACTGGAGCCATTTGGACCCCCATCGGTCATCACATAGATGAGGTCAAAATACTTGAGCGAGCCCACCACGGCAAGCACTACGGTTACCTTGATGACTTCCGTGATGAGCGGCAGCTTGATACGAAAGGCAATCTGCCACGGATTCGCACCATCAATTCGGGCAGCCTCGACCAGAGATTCCGGGATGTTTTTCAGCGCAGCATAATAGATCAGAATATAGAAGCCCGCATACTGCCACAGGATCGGCACGAACAGTGCATACAGCACCAGCGAGGGCTCCGCCAGCCACGCCGGCGGATTGCTGAAGCCGATGGCTTCCAGGAAGGTGTTCAGCACACCGTTGCTGGGATGATAAATTTTCAGCCATAACTGGGCAATTGCAACGGAAGACAGCAGCATCGGGATCAGATATATTTTTCGAAATACATTCGCGCCCTTGATCTTGCCTGACAGCACGAGTGCAATCATCAGATAACCGATCAGGCTCAGCGCAGAAAACAAGGCGAGCAAAAAGGTATGATTGGCGCTCTGCCAGAACGTGCTGTCCTGAATCAATCTGGCGTAGTTATCCAAACCAATAAACGTCATCGCCCCGATCCCATCCCATTGCATCAAACCGTAATATCCGGTGAGCACAATCGGGATATAGACCAGAACCAGCAGCAGAAGCAGCGCAGGCAGCACATACAGCGCAGCAACCAGACGGTTCGACATGACTTTGTCCAAGACATGATCCTCCCTTCAAACGTTCAAACCTTCAAATGGTGTAGGTGAGGTGTACATCAGTTGCCTTTATCGATCGCAGCCTGATGATTCTTCACAAAGTCCTCCGGGGTGACCGCTTTGCCAAACAGTGCCTGAATCATGTCCAGGTGCGCCTGAGCAGCAGCCGGTTTCATCTGCACATCTGCAAAGAGTGTCAGGCTGCTCGCCTGATTCAACTCGTTCAGCAGATCGATATAGAGCTGTGGCAGCTGTACTGCAGCCGTATCGACTTTGGTCGCTGGAATGACCCCTGCTTCGGTCACGGAGCTTTCGCCCCATTTCTCCACAAAATACTGCACAAACTTCTGTGCTTCTTCCTTCACTTTGGAGTTCTGGGCCACAAAGAGGCCTACGCCCGGTCCGCCTACCCAGCTGTTGATATCCCCTTTGCCGCCGTCAATCGTCGGGAATTTGAAAAATCCAACCTTATCCTTGAATTCCTGCGGAATATCCGGGTTCGTTGTAAAGTTCGGAAGTTCCCACGTTCCCATCAGGTACATGGCAGCCTTCTCATTCATGAATTCGGATTTGCCTTCGTCATTGGATAATCCGTTAAAGCCCTTGTTGAATGCGTTCATATCGACAAGCTTCTGCACTTCTGCCGCGGCCTGTGTCAGAGCAGGATCTTCAAACTTGCCTGATCCACTAATCGCTTTCTCCAGCGCATCCCCACCTAGACGATTCGCCAGATACATATACCAGAGTGAACCGGTCCAGCGGTCTTTATTCCCGAGTGCAATCGGCACTTCGCCGTTCTCGGTCAGCGTCTTCAGCACATTCAGGAATTCATCGTATGTGGCTGGCGGCTGCAAATTATATTTGGCAAAGATCGCTTTGTTGTAATAAATGGGGGATATATTCAGCTCAATCGGGAGCGCATAGGTTTTGCTGTCTACCGCGTAAGCCTCTGTTGTTCCAGCGATGAACTTCTCACCAAGGGATCCATTCAGCAGTTCATCGAGCGGCGCAAACAGATTGCCCTTAACATAAGGCTCCAGGAAGCCTGCGGCCCAGGTTACACCGACATCGGGCAGTTCATTGGATGCGGACAAAATCTTCAGTTTGTTCTTGTATTGTTCATTCTCCAGCACTTCCTGCTTGATCGTCACATTTGGATGATCCGTCTGATACTGCTGGATAATATCATTGACCAGCTTGTTCTGCTGTGCAGAACTGCCGGCCGGCCAGAGATGCATAAATTTCAGCGTGACCTTTCCGTCTGCGGTACCGCCCTCTCCACTGCCATTACTGCCGGATTCGTTGCCTCCACCGGAACCCGCATTGCTGCACCCCGACAAAATGACAGCGAGAACCAGCGTCCAAGAGAGAAGCATTGCCAGCGTTTTTTTGCTCATAATTCCAGCCCCCAATAGTGGTTTTTCGGTTAATGTAACCGCTTTATCGAAATTGTAGCATGGGTATCACCACTCTATAAGGTCAGGACGATTTGGTAAAACTCCACTATTTTAAGGTGAACTTGTTAACTCTTTTCATTTACGGCATGACGGTATTTGCTTGGACTAATCCCCTCCAGGCTCTTGAAGACTTTGATAAAATATTTATCGGTCTGGTAGCCGACTCTCTCGGCTATCTCCGAGATAGGCATCGTTGTCTGCACCAGCAATTCCTTTGCCCGCTGTACCCGTTTACGCATGAGATACTCACTAAAATTCAGCCCGACCTGCTCCTTGAACAGTACGCTGAAATAACTGGAGTTCAGATGCAGTGAATCGGCAAGCTCACGCATGGTCATCGGTTCACCCAGATGTGTCTCAATGTACGCCAAAGCTTCGCCAATCGGGGTATTGCCCTGCTGTTCTCTTCGCTCCCTGACATCGAACAGCTTCGGATCAACCATCTCCTGCATGGTTTGGATGCGCCGCTGCTGTTCGTGGACATGCAGTGCCTTCTGTACCGTCTGGAGCAGCTGCTCTTTATCAATCGGCTTGAGTAAATAATCCACCACACCAAGCTTGATCGCCTGCTGGGCATAATTAAAATCCGCATACCCCGACATAATGAGGACAGCCGGCTTCCCGGGAATCTGCTGAATGGCCTCCACCAGCGACAAGCCCGAGAACTCCGGCATGCGTACATCGGTGATCAGGAGATCTGCAGGCTGGCTGGCGAGCCATTCCCTGGCTTCAACACCGCTCGCGGCAGTCTGAATTCGGTTCCTCCCGGCAGACCATGCCTCAAGGGTTTTGCGTATGCCTTCTCTTGTACGCGGCTCGTCGTCCACAATCAGAATTGTTTTCTCATGAATCATGTGCAGCCTCCGTTCCCCTCGGAATTTCAAAACATATGATGCTCCCTCTCCCTACTTCGCTCTGCACCTCAAGTTTGGCTGCATCGCCCAGTTGGCTGCCATAGTAGACTTTCAGCCGGCGATGCACATTGATCAGCCCCACTCCCGTTCCCTTGCTGGACGCAGCAGGCCCGCCGTCCAAAGCTTGAACAATGGATAACAGACGTTCCTCATCCATGCCCGGGCCATTATCTTGGACCTTGACGCGTACACGGCCTTCTACCGAGGACGGTTCAACACGGATCTCCACCTTTCCCGGTTTTAACGTATTTTCAATCCCGTGCAGTATCGCGTTTTCCACCAATGGCTGGATCAGCAGCTTGGGGATAGGCACGCTGCGCAGTTCCTCGCTCAGCCTGATCTCCCACTGCATTCTCTCGCCCAGCCGCATCTGCATAATGTTTAAATACCGCTCCGCATGCTCCAGTTCGTCCGCAATCGTGACCCATTCATCCTGATGAGTACCGGGGATGATGTAGCGAAATAACCGGGACATGGCAATAACCCTAAGTGCCAGCTCCTCGTCTCCCTTTTCCTCCAAAGACCAATAGAATGCCTCCAGGGTGTTAAACAGAAAATGCGGATTAATCTGCGATTGCAGCGCCTTCAGCTCGGCCCGGGACTGCATGACTTCCTTCTCGTGCACCACACGTGTCAATTCGTTCTGCCTGTAAACCATCTGGTTATACACATCATTCAGCTCATTGATCTCCATGGTGGAGCTAACCATCAGATTCGGTCTCATCGCTCCGGGCTGTGCCCCGCGCATGGCCCGCATCAGCCGAATCAACGGACGTGTGATCATGGTGGACAGAAAAAAGGACATCACAAGAAACAGCCCCACACCAATGATTCCCGAAACGAGCAGCGCTGTTCTCAGGATCGATACCCCTTCGGTTGTTTCTCCTAGCGGTGTCAGCACAGCAAGTGTCCATCCCGTCAGCTCGGACTTATGGCGGACAACGATATAGGATTCCTCTCCGTTCTGAACGACGGATCCACTGTCCAAAATGGCCTTGGGATCAAGGTTAATCTGCAGATTGGAAGTCACCACTTCACCATCGCCGTCCAGCAGCAGGATGGAATCCTGCAAACCCTCAGCCTCATTCGAATCATTCAGTTGAAAAAAACTACGCTGCATCCGCACCACAACATAGCCCCCATGTTCAAAAGAATGATCCAGCAGGTTGATTCGACGAATGGCGAGAAGTACACCCGGGTCTTCAGGGTCAGAGCCTGCCCACACTAATCTGCCTTTGCCTTCATCCGCTTGGGTGATCCAGCTGCGCTCCACTCTGAGATCCAGGGATCGGTCATCCATCGGGAAAATCCGGTTATAACCGGTTGTGTAGATCTCCATACTTTGTGCCCCGTTAATAAAAGATTGATAGCTGCCTGCAATCTGCAACAGTGCTTGGCGTTGATTAAAGGTGGCCGGTTTGCCACGCTTCTCGTCACTAAGCAGACGCTGCACATACGAATCATCCGCGACCTGGGCCGTCAGGGAGTTCACCTGTGCAATGAGGGCGTCCAACCGCCCGCTGGCCTGCACTGCGGTCTGATGGATATGTTTCTCGGCATTGCTCTTCAGCAACGCAGCCACCCGGTCATAGGCCGTTACGCCTGCGAGCAGCAGAACAATGAGCATCACCATGACGAAACCGACGAAGATCTGATTGCGAAGCGAGGTATAGCGCCCTGTTTTCCCCTGCAACTCCGTCCGTTCTCCTTTCTGCATGTAAAAAAACCACCATCCTACTCCCTTGCTCTTGAGACTGAGTACACCGATGCTGGCTTCATTCACGTATTTAATTAAAGCGCTTGCAAAAAGGAAGCGCTCGCTTTCTTTGTTTAATGATTAAACTAACGAATAAAAAATAGCACAGTTTCCTGGGTTAATCAATCCGTTTGAAACGTTCGGAGTGCTTCTTGGAATAAAAAAAGAGGAGGACACTTAGGTCCGCCTCTCTATATTCACAACCCTTTATTTTACAGAGCCTTGGGTTACCCCGTTGATGATCCACTTCTGAGCAAAGAGATAGATGATAATCATCGGCAGCAAGGCCAGCAGATAGGATGCAAACGCCAGGTTGAAGTCGGTATTGAACTGACCCTGGAAGACGTATTGCACCAGTGGCAGCGTGTACTGTGCCGGGTCACTGATAATGATGAGCGGCAGCAGGAAGTCGTTGTAGGTGGACAGACATGTCAGAATACCAACCGTAGCACTGATCGGTGCCATGAGCGGGAAAATGATTTTCCAGAACGTTCCCCAGGTTGTTGCCCCATCCACAAAAGCTGCTTCCTCCAGCGCCACCGGAATGGACCGGATATATCCAACATACACGAATACGTTAAAGGCGAGTCCATACACTGTATGTAATAAGATCAAGCCAAGCAGATTCGTCATGTCCAGCGAAGATGTCAGTTTGACAATCGGCAGCATGATGATCGGAAACGGAATGAACATCGCACTGACGAAGTAATAGTACAGCCCTTTGAAAAACTTGCGTTTCTCCATATTGCGCGCGATCGCATAAGCCACCATGGAATTACTAAGGAGCGTCAGAATGACGGTCGATGCAGTAACGATAGCACTGTTACGGAACGATTGGAAGAAGTTCGTCATGTCGATGGCACTTGCGAAGTTCTCCCAGTGCAATGTGGTCGGGAAGGCAAATACGGACTGAGCCATTTGCTCCGGATTTTTCAAAGCGATCGTAACCGTCATATAGAGTGGAAATAGAATAAACAATGTGCCCAAAATAACGAGCAGCATAACCAGCCAGTTGGTGCGTGTACGACTTCTCATTACAGATCCATCTCCCTTCTTTGCAGGAACCGGATTTGCAGAATTGAGATCACCGCAATAACGATGAAGTAAATAACCGAGTTCGCAGATTGATACGCATATTCTCCACCTTCAAATCCACCGGTATAGATCAGGTGAGAGATGGATTGCGTTGCCCGTCCAGGTCCACCATTCGTCAAGGCAACGATCTGATCGAAGACCATCAGGGAGTTCTTCATGGCCAGCACCATATTGATGGTGAAGAACGGTGCAATGAGCGGGAAGGTAATACTCCAGAATTCACGCCATTTGCCTGCACCGTCGAGGTTGGATGCCTCGTACAGCGTTGTTGGTATCGTTTGCAATCCCGCCAGATACAGGATCGTATTGAGTGCTACCGATTGCCATACAGCCACGATAACGATCCCGATCCATGCCAGGCTCTCGCTACCGAGAATGTTGGTTGATAGGGCATTGATGCCCAGGTTTTGTCCCCAGATCGGGAACACGTTGGAGAACAGGTAATTGAATATGTAACCTACAATAAGCACGCTCAGAATGTTGGGCAGGAAGTAGATGCCGCGGAAAAAGTTGCGGAACTTGATCTTGGCATTCAGCCCGAGTGCGATGAGCAGGCTCAGAATATTGGTCAGAATGGTCACTACGATGGCAAACTTAAATGTGAACCAGTAGGCGTTGCCCACATTGTCATCCTGAAACAGGTTAAAATAATTTTTGAAGCCAACGAAATCATAACTTTTCCCGAAGCCATTGTAGTTCGTAAAGGAATAATAAATCCCCTGGAGAGCCGGCAGCGTCATAAACACGAAGAACAATACCACCGCCGGAACCGTCATCCAGTAATAGGGTGCCATACGTTTGTTCATACTCCATCCTCCTTCGGACTAGGCGTTAACGCCGGTTGGCTACCTTGTCCCATTCTTTGTCGAGTGTATCCAGATAGTTGTCGATGTCTTTGTTCTGCAAAAAGGACTGTACGATGGAATTCAGCTGCACCGCAGCCGGAATGTAGTGATCGGCAAAATCAATCACTTTGCCCTGCTCGATATAAGGGGTCAGCTCCTGCACCGCAGGATCGTCCTGCTCCACACCTTCGACCGCTGCAAATAGCGTTTGCTCTTCAATGTATTTCCCGATATTTTCCGGTTCCAGCAGAAAGGCGATAAACTCCTCAGCCTGCTCCCGGTTTGGCGTATCCGCAGAGATCGTAAACAGGGAGTCAATGCCGTTCACCAGCTTGATCTGGCTTGGATCATTTCCGGTCGGGAACGGGAA
It encodes:
- a CDS encoding carbohydrate ABC transporter permease → MDKVMSNRLVAALYVLPALLLLLVLVYIPIVLTGYYGLMQWDGIGAMTFIGLDNYARLIQDSTFWQSANHTFLLALFSALSLIGYLMIALVLSGKIKGANVFRKIYLIPMLLSSVAIAQLWLKIYHPSNGVLNTFLEAIGFSNPPAWLAEPSLVLYALFVPILWQYAGFYILIYYAALKNIPESLVEAARIDGANPWQIAFRIKLPLITEVIKVTVVLAVVGSLKYFDLIYVMTDGGPNGSSEVMASYMYRQAFRSFDFGYGSAVGFFLLLICLVVTWLLRKVTASKEPIQYS
- a CDS encoding helix-turn-helix transcriptional regulator, with product MIQDSLFYIETHLHEKIGLEEVASEALLSPYHYHRVFRDEVGMTVIDYIRHRRMSLASTALRSTNAGILDISLACGFESQEAFTRAFRKIYGMPPGRFRKLFDLKLFTGKTRGGELQMNSAAAIKGWMLTGSHPQNYEMGIDPAEVHQGKASGYLKAVTPMEPNEFATMMQQFKADKYVGKRMKLSGFVKTERVDGFCGLWMRVDNHAQDVLQFDNMHDRPISGTQPWNQYSIVLDVPEGSAVISFGVILNGKGKVWVDSFRFEEVDLNTPLTHMDTEYEIADEPMNLSFEE
- a CDS encoding response regulator, which codes for MIHEKTILIVDDEPRTREGIRKTLEAWSAGRNRIQTAASGVEAREWLASQPADLLITDVRMPEFSGLSLVEAIQQIPGKPAVLIMSGYADFNYAQQAIKLGVVDYLLKPIDKEQLLQTVQKALHVHEQQRRIQTMQEMVDPKLFDVRERREQQGNTPIGEALAYIETHLGEPMTMRELADSLHLNSSYFSVLFKEQVGLNFSEYLMRKRVQRAKELLVQTTMPISEIAERVGYQTDKYFIKVFKSLEGISPSKYRHAVNEKS
- a CDS encoding MATE family efflux transporter, which produces MTAISSTKESLRSDAKDLKLIRLTWPIFLELFLFMLMGSVDTLMLSSVSDNAVSGVGAANQIISIAILVLEVIGHGAAIVVAQYIGSKKLSEAAQVTGNAITLNLVVGLILSVIFLVFGGHLLTLLNIQGEIYDYARSYISIVGGGIFLQALINALAATIRTHGYTKETMYVSVFMNVIHVIGNYALIFGHFGLPKLGVEGAAISTVGSRFICLLIFFWLLYRVSEVRVEFGYYIKLSKNFIGKILRIGIPSAMESMVYHSCQLIFTLYVTYLGAEAMATKQYAGNISSYIYLFSMAIGMGTSIIVGRLVGARRKDEAYKRVFDSVKWALLATVIIDVIIIIFRVPLMGIFTENPEIIKLGAQVLLLSLLLETGRTCNIVIIGSLRAAGDAKFPVYMGLISMVCMSLPLGYLLVFQLDLGLAGVWLAIAADEWTRAVIMYFRWKSRAWEKHELVKHDEDEVAAQPVPAV
- a CDS encoding extracellular solute-binding protein, with protein sequence MSKKTLAMLLSWTLVLAVILSGCSNAGSGGGNESGSNGSGEGGTADGKVTLKFMHLWPAGSSAQQNKLVNDIIQQYQTDHPNVTIKQEVLENEQYKNKLKILSASNELPDVGVTWAAGFLEPYVKGNLFAPLDELLNGSLGEKFIAGTTEAYAVDSKTYALPIELNISPIYYNKAIFAKYNLQPPATYDEFLNVLKTLTENGEVPIALGNKDRWTGSLWYMYLANRLGGDALEKAISGSGKFEDPALTQAAAEVQKLVDMNAFNKGFNGLSNDEGKSEFMNEKAAMYLMGTWELPNFTTNPDIPQEFKDKVGFFKFPTIDGGKGDINSWVGGPGVGLFVAQNSKVKEEAQKFVQYFVEKWGESSVTEAGVIPATKVDTAAVQLPQLYIDLLNELNQASSLTLFADVQMKPAAAQAHLDMIQALFGKAVTPEDFVKNHQAAIDKGN
- a CDS encoding cache domain-containing sensor histidine kinase, which codes for MQKGERTELQGKTGRYTSLRNQIFVGFVMVMLIVLLLAGVTAYDRVAALLKSNAEKHIHQTAVQASGRLDALIAQVNSLTAQVADDSYVQRLLSDEKRGKPATFNQRQALLQIAGSYQSFINGAQSMEIYTTGYNRIFPMDDRSLDLRVERSWITQADEGKGRLVWAGSDPEDPGVLLAIRRINLLDHSFEHGGYVVVRMQRSFFQLNDSNEAEGLQDSILLLDGDGEVVTSNLQINLDPKAILDSGSVVQNGEESYIVVRHKSELTGWTLAVLTPLGETTEGVSILRTALLVSGIIGVGLFLVMSFFLSTMITRPLIRLMRAMRGAQPGAMRPNLMVSSTMEINELNDVYNQMVYRQNELTRVVHEKEVMQSRAELKALQSQINPHFLFNTLEAFYWSLEEKGDEELALRVIAMSRLFRYIIPGTHQDEWVTIADELEHAERYLNIMQMRLGERMQWEIRLSEELRSVPIPKLLIQPLVENAILHGIENTLKPGKVEIRVEPSSVEGRVRVKVQDNGPGMDEERLLSIVQALDGGPAASSKGTGVGLINVHRRLKVYYGSQLGDAAKLEVQSEVGRGSIICFEIPRGTEAAHDS
- a CDS encoding carbohydrate ABC transporter permease, coding for MNKRMAPYYWMTVPAVVLFFVFMTLPALQGIYYSFTNYNGFGKSYDFVGFKNYFNLFQDDNVGNAYWFTFKFAIVVTILTNILSLLIALGLNAKIKFRNFFRGIYFLPNILSVLIVGYIFNYLFSNVFPIWGQNLGINALSTNILGSESLAWIGIVIVAVWQSVALNTILYLAGLQTIPTTLYEASNLDGAGKWREFWSITFPLIAPFFTINMVLAMKNSLMVFDQIVALTNGGPGRATQSISHLIYTGGFEGGEYAYQSANSVIYFIVIAVISILQIRFLQRREMDL
- a CDS encoding carbohydrate ABC transporter permease, producing the protein MKTDTAVRLPVHPETGQGSEWLRRLGYVLLYVLLSLVAVLQILPLIWLLLFSLKNNQEVFDMAPFALPATPRWENYVKVWTEGNISLYFFNSVWVTVVSVVFTVLFASLVTFAITRMRWKGRSLVLGLFMVGLMIPVHSTLIPLFSLFLKLHLTDHPLSVILSYIAFNMPITIMILLGFYYALPREVEEAAVMDGCSVNRIFFRIVLPMTASVIATTAIINMIYDWNEFIFVNTFISSDAYKTLTVGVQNFIGQYTTDWGAIGATLMISILPILIAFLVLSERIVEGIAAGSVKG
- a CDS encoding carbohydrate ABC transporter permease — its product is MRSRTRTNWLVMLLVILGTLFILFPLYMTVTIALKNPEQMAQSVFAFPTTLHWENFASAIDMTNFFQSFRNSAIVTASTVILTLLSNSMVAYAIARNMEKRKFFKGLYYYFVSAMFIPFPIIMLPIVKLTSSLDMTNLLGLILLHTVYGLAFNVFVYVGYIRSIPVALEEAAFVDGATTWGTFWKIIFPLMAPISATVGILTCLSTYNDFLLPLIIISDPAQYTLPLVQYVFQGQFNTDFNLAFASYLLALLPMIIIYLFAQKWIINGVTQGSVK